One window of Cellulomonas shaoxiangyii genomic DNA carries:
- a CDS encoding MATE family efflux transporter, translating into MPKVLTAGRPWRVILLFAVPLLVGNVVQQLYHLADAVVVGRVLGVDALAAVGATGALTFLLLGFTWGMTSGFAIPTAQAFGAGDAAGVRRSVASGTILSAIGSLVLTAGAPFVAGPALRLMRTPEPLLEQATTFTLVCFLGGSTLMFFNYLSAVIRAIGDSRTPLIFLTLSCVLNIGLVLLLVPVLGLGVGGAALATVISQGVSVALCLEYVRRRVPVLHVRREDWRVTRADLGRHLRIGVPMGFQMSIIAIGTLAVQVRLNGLGPDAVAAYTTAARVDGLAVALLQSLGLAVSLFVAQNHGGGRPDRIRAGVVQAVWMSVIGSLVLGVVLVTGGSTIVALFVGPGEERVVAMAAHFLHVNGALYAILGVLFVLRGALQGLGHTGVPTLTGVIELVMRVGAAIVLGAAFGFTGVVWANPLAWLGAVALLVPAYLRAHRALGTEPVVLGVQAPDTLVLEGGPHEGSAVMDAFVPDVDAVDTHAAHDARDDVRADDRSREPHRDAGGGDDAGELDVRALDLRDVDPRDVDPRWADLHVGDLDARDDVPTLSEAGGPCR; encoded by the coding sequence ATGCCCAAGGTCCTGACCGCCGGCCGTCCCTGGCGCGTCATCCTCCTGTTCGCCGTCCCTCTCCTGGTCGGCAACGTCGTCCAGCAGCTCTACCACCTGGCCGACGCCGTGGTCGTCGGCCGCGTCCTCGGTGTCGACGCCCTCGCGGCGGTGGGCGCCACGGGCGCGCTCACGTTCCTGCTGCTCGGCTTCACGTGGGGCATGACCAGCGGTTTCGCGATCCCGACGGCGCAGGCGTTCGGCGCCGGCGACGCGGCCGGCGTGCGCCGCTCGGTGGCGTCCGGGACGATCCTCAGCGCGATCGGCAGCCTCGTCCTGACCGCCGGCGCACCGTTCGTCGCCGGGCCCGCGCTGCGCCTCATGCGGACGCCCGAGCCGCTCCTCGAGCAGGCGACGACGTTCACGCTCGTCTGCTTCCTCGGCGGCAGCACGCTGATGTTCTTCAACTACCTGTCCGCGGTGATCCGCGCGATCGGCGACTCCCGCACGCCGCTGATCTTCCTGACGCTGAGCTGCGTGCTGAACATCGGGCTCGTGCTGCTGCTCGTGCCGGTGCTGGGGCTGGGCGTCGGCGGTGCCGCGCTCGCGACCGTCATCAGCCAGGGCGTCTCCGTCGCGCTGTGCCTGGAGTACGTGCGCCGCCGCGTGCCCGTCCTGCACGTGCGCCGCGAGGACTGGCGCGTCACGCGGGCCGACCTCGGCCGGCACCTGCGCATCGGCGTGCCGATGGGGTTCCAGATGTCGATCATCGCGATCGGCACGCTCGCGGTGCAGGTCCGCCTCAACGGGCTGGGCCCGGACGCCGTCGCCGCCTACACCACGGCCGCGCGCGTCGACGGCCTCGCCGTGGCGCTGCTGCAGTCGCTCGGCCTCGCGGTGTCGCTGTTCGTCGCGCAGAACCACGGCGGCGGGCGGCCCGACCGCATCCGCGCCGGCGTCGTGCAGGCCGTGTGGATGTCCGTCATCGGCTCGCTCGTGCTCGGTGTCGTGCTGGTGACCGGCGGGTCCACGATCGTGGCGCTGTTCGTCGGCCCCGGCGAGGAGCGCGTCGTCGCGATGGCGGCCCACTTCCTGCACGTCAACGGGGCGCTGTACGCGATCCTCGGCGTGCTGTTCGTGCTGCGCGGCGCCCTGCAGGGGCTCGGGCACACGGGCGTCCCGACGTTGACGGGCGTCATCGAGCTCGTCATGCGCGTCGGCGCCGCGATCGTGCTCGGTGCGGCGTTCGGCTTCACCGGCGTCGTGTGGGCGAACCCGCTCGCGTGGCTCGGCGCCGTCGCGCTGCTCGTGCCGGCGTACCTGCGCGCGCACCGCGCACTCGGGACGGAGCCCGTGGTGCTCGGCGTCCAGGCCCCCGACACGCTCGTGCTCGAGGGCGGCCCGCACGAGGGATCGGCCGTCATGGACGCGTTCGTGCCCGATGTCGACGCGGTCGACACGCACGCGGCGCACGACGCACGGGACGACGTCAGGGCGGACGACCGGAGCCGCGAGCCGCACCGGGACGCCGGGGGAGGGGACGACGCCGGGGAGCTCGACGTCCGAGCACTCGACCTGCGGGACGTCGACCCGCGGGACGTCGACCCGCGGTGGGCCGACCTCCACGTCGGCGACCTCGACGCCCGCGACGACGTCCCGACCCTAAGCGAGGCCGGCGGCCCCTGCCGCTGA
- a CDS encoding phosphotransferase — MTAPHDEVPIDAGVVAALLTEQHPDLAALPVGQRYSGYDMAMFRLGDHLAVRLPRRAASVGSIEAEIRWVRALGARWTFPTQRVVRVGAPGDVYPWPWAVVTWLPGVPAAERPLDVPGGEALGRALAEVHAPVGEDAPYNSEQSVPLASREAGLLTALDAVEAAAPGRGLQLDRALADRTWAEAIAAPVDLPRSWIHADLHPFNLLSDRGRLAGIIDWADIAGGDPATDLGFLWLSLPARGVSAALEAYGGVSAATLARARGTALAMAAGWATWTGADTVGFGWRALGELGVVRAGDGVG, encoded by the coding sequence GTGACCGCTCCGCACGACGAGGTCCCGATCGACGCCGGCGTCGTCGCGGCCCTGCTCACCGAGCAGCACCCGGACCTGGCGGCGCTGCCGGTCGGGCAGCGGTACTCCGGGTACGACATGGCGATGTTCCGGCTCGGCGACCACCTCGCGGTGCGGCTGCCGCGGCGTGCGGCGTCGGTGGGGTCGATCGAGGCGGAGATCCGCTGGGTGCGCGCGCTCGGTGCGCGGTGGACGTTCCCGACGCAGCGCGTGGTGCGCGTCGGCGCGCCCGGGGACGTCTACCCGTGGCCGTGGGCGGTCGTCACGTGGCTGCCGGGCGTGCCGGCGGCGGAGCGCCCGCTGGACGTGCCGGGCGGCGAGGCCCTCGGGCGGGCGCTCGCGGAGGTGCACGCGCCGGTGGGGGAGGACGCGCCGTACAACTCGGAGCAGTCGGTGCCGCTCGCGTCGCGCGAGGCGGGGCTGCTGACCGCGCTCGACGCGGTGGAGGCGGCGGCACCGGGACGCGGGCTGCAGCTGGACCGCGCGCTCGCGGACCGGACGTGGGCCGAGGCGATCGCGGCGCCGGTCGACCTGCCGCGGTCGTGGATCCACGCCGACCTGCACCCGTTCAACCTGCTCAGCGACCGCGGGCGCCTGGCCGGGATCATCGACTGGGCCGACATCGCGGGCGGCGACCCGGCGACCGACCTCGGGTTCCTGTGGTTGTCGCTGCCGGCGCGCGGGGTCTCGGCGGCGCTCGAGGCGTACGGGGGCGTGTCCGCGGCGACGCTGGCGCGGGCGCGCGGAACCGCACTCGCCATGGCCGCCGGGTGGGCGACGTGGACCGGCGCGGACACGGTGGGGTTCGGGTGGCGGGCGCTCGGCGAGCTGGGCGTGGTGCGCGCGGGTGACGGCGTGGGCTGA
- a CDS encoding DUF6318 family protein, with product MHRRRIAMAVCAGLALGALATGCTDPASPPVPTSSTTPSSAVSSPAPTASPTSTVSTPPARPDAMTSPTADGAAAAATYFMAVYSYMYATADVAAWEQLSSPTCDFCIGRRDDATRMAGSGARTEGEPVAVLTSSGVEIDPDRWFSATLSIDEPPSEEVAEDGTVVSSSAGGTYELYFALSWDGDWTVEAVDVSRTDG from the coding sequence ATGCATCGACGGCGAATCGCAATGGCGGTGTGCGCAGGGCTCGCGCTCGGGGCGCTCGCCACCGGGTGCACCGACCCGGCGTCGCCACCGGTGCCGACGTCCTCCACGACCCCGTCATCCGCGGTGTCGTCCCCAGCTCCAACCGCGAGTCCGACGTCGACGGTGAGCACTCCTCCGGCGCGACCGGACGCGATGACGTCCCCGACCGCAGATGGCGCCGCGGCGGCCGCTACCTACTTCATGGCTGTCTACAGCTACATGTATGCCACTGCGGACGTCGCTGCGTGGGAACAGCTCTCCTCACCAACGTGCGACTTCTGCATCGGACGGCGGGACGACGCGACGCGGATGGCGGGGTCCGGGGCGAGAACGGAGGGCGAACCGGTGGCGGTCCTCACGTCGTCGGGCGTCGAGATCGACCCGGACAGGTGGTTCTCCGCGACCCTGTCGATCGACGAGCCGCCGTCCGAGGAAGTAGCCGAGGACGGCACTGTCGTGTCGTCCTCGGCCGGTGGCACGTACGAGCTCTACTTCGCGCTGTCGTGGGACGGCGACTGGACGGTTGAGGCCGTCGACGTGTCGAGGACCGACGGATGA
- a CDS encoding Fic family protein: MSIPVDPRTTGASERSWPALAWEELRWQSTLPPELLSRSAREELARPYRAAVTPAIADLDVHLPRATAAAAEEASAVIRDFDAEAAGDVAPFAAILLRSESASSSQIENLASGAKQIALAELGEESRRNAAQIVGNVHAMQAALALSEAIDADAILAIHRALLVDATPDLAGRWRTEQVWIGGGGYSPHGAAFVAPHAGRVPAAIDDLVAFTRRDDVPPLTHAALAHAQFETIHPFPDGNGRTGRALVHALLRRRRLTRTLTVPVSAGLLIDTAGYFGALTAYREGDPAPIVDALAGAAHAAVLNGRVLLADLRTIRQEWRAAITARSDSSAWPLVDLVLRQPVLHTALVQQELGISHTNATRAIERLVAAGALVEVGGRRRSVLWQSTQVVSALDRFAARAGRRGLGEA; encoded by the coding sequence ATGTCCATCCCTGTCGACCCGAGAACCACGGGCGCATCCGAGCGTTCGTGGCCGGCGCTCGCCTGGGAGGAGCTGCGGTGGCAGTCCACGCTGCCGCCCGAGCTGCTGTCGCGGTCCGCCCGGGAGGAGCTCGCGCGTCCGTACCGGGCGGCGGTGACGCCTGCGATCGCCGACCTCGACGTCCACCTGCCCCGGGCGACTGCCGCGGCGGCAGAGGAGGCGTCCGCTGTCATCCGCGACTTCGACGCCGAGGCGGCCGGTGATGTCGCCCCGTTCGCGGCGATCCTGCTGCGGTCCGAGTCCGCATCGAGCTCGCAGATCGAGAACCTGGCGTCCGGTGCGAAGCAGATCGCGCTCGCGGAGCTGGGGGAGGAGTCGCGCCGCAACGCGGCCCAGATCGTCGGGAACGTGCACGCGATGCAGGCGGCTCTCGCGCTGTCCGAGGCGATCGACGCGGACGCGATCCTCGCCATTCACCGGGCCCTGCTGGTGGACGCCACGCCCGACCTGGCCGGTCGGTGGCGGACGGAGCAGGTGTGGATCGGCGGTGGTGGGTACTCGCCGCACGGCGCCGCGTTCGTCGCACCGCACGCGGGCCGCGTCCCCGCCGCGATCGACGACCTCGTCGCCTTCACCCGACGCGACGACGTCCCGCCCTTGACGCACGCCGCCCTCGCCCATGCGCAGTTCGAGACCATCCACCCGTTCCCCGACGGCAACGGGCGCACCGGGCGCGCGCTCGTCCACGCCCTGCTGCGACGCCGGCGCCTCACCCGGACGCTGACGGTCCCGGTCTCGGCCGGACTGCTCATCGACACCGCCGGGTACTTCGGCGCCCTGACCGCGTACCGAGAGGGCGACCCGGCCCCGATCGTCGATGCGCTCGCCGGTGCGGCCCACGCGGCCGTGCTCAACGGGCGGGTGCTGCTGGCGGACCTCCGCACCATCCGGCAGGAGTGGCGGGCGGCCATCACGGCACGCTCCGACTCGTCCGCGTGGCCGCTGGTCGACCTCGTCCTGCGCCAGCCGGTCCTCCACACCGCGCTCGTGCAGCAGGAGCTGGGCATCTCGCACACCAACGCGACGCGGGCGATCGAACGGCTCGTCGCCGCGGGTGCGCTGGTGGAGGTGGGGGGCCGGCGGCGGTCGGTGCTGTGGCAGTCGACGCAGGTGGTCAGTGCGCTGGACCGGTTCGCTGCCCGGGCTGGAAGGCGAGGGCTGGGGGAGGCGTGA
- a CDS encoding HNH endonuclease: protein MPYDVKQYLGLTLADAEAQWRSILARAEVGPGENQVDYVPVETLLCAAAMVALGNVSYGSGLASRGPTPIPELAHVFRRRRTSITSKMANLEGGRSRGGRSDQRLWEVLRDDHRQLFDLYRVILAAARRTGARPELLPDFLELEHSDTFELLGQDEIDETAVEAALRERLEQYTGAGSERPSERQVLARVRIDQHRFAKAVLINCGWECVFCGFGLTDRSKPTLLRASHIKPWRSSDDHERRDVRNGVAACPTHDAAFDAGDLTLSEELEVIASARITSSSNPAVRLMFGAPLLRQHIRLLPGGHSPRPDYLDWHRERIFLT, encoded by the coding sequence ATGCCCTACGACGTCAAGCAGTACCTCGGTCTGACGCTCGCCGACGCAGAGGCGCAGTGGCGCTCGATCCTCGCGCGAGCGGAGGTAGGACCGGGCGAGAACCAGGTCGACTACGTCCCAGTGGAGACACTCCTGTGCGCTGCGGCGATGGTCGCGCTCGGAAACGTCAGCTACGGGAGCGGGCTGGCGTCGAGAGGGCCGACGCCGATTCCCGAGCTCGCACACGTCTTCCGACGTCGTCGTACAAGCATCACGTCGAAGATGGCAAACCTGGAGGGTGGTCGCAGCCGGGGCGGACGGAGTGATCAGCGCCTGTGGGAGGTGCTGCGCGACGACCACCGTCAGCTGTTCGACTTGTACCGCGTCATACTCGCGGCGGCTCGACGAACGGGCGCCAGGCCTGAGCTGCTCCCCGACTTCCTCGAGCTCGAGCACTCAGACACATTTGAGCTGCTCGGTCAGGACGAGATCGACGAGACCGCCGTCGAGGCGGCGCTCCGCGAGAGGCTCGAGCAGTACACCGGAGCCGGGTCTGAGCGACCGTCCGAGCGGCAGGTCCTCGCGCGGGTGCGCATCGACCAGCACCGGTTCGCCAAGGCTGTGCTCATCAACTGCGGGTGGGAGTGCGTCTTCTGCGGGTTCGGGCTGACGGACAGGTCTAAGCCCACTCTTCTACGAGCCAGTCACATCAAGCCGTGGCGATCGAGTGACGACCACGAGCGGCGCGACGTCCGGAACGGCGTGGCCGCATGCCCTACGCATGACGCCGCTTTCGACGCCGGAGACCTCACGCTGAGCGAGGAACTCGAGGTCATCGCATCGGCGCGCATCACCTCGTCGAGCAACCCCGCAGTGCGACTCATGTTCGGCGCGCCCCTCCTGCGCCAGCACATTCGTCTGCTGCCGGGCGGGCACAGCCCGCGACCCGACTACCTGGACTGGCACCGGGAGCGCATCTTCCTCACGTAA
- a CDS encoding DUF2075 domain-containing protein — MQALRRSAVELVAETDAGPSIIEEHLARFLYHEGVGRVGESERRSWRASVPTLANDLRDAGLGGVQVLLETRLPLTSKRADVILAGVHPRTGRHSYVVLELKQWSGARRWEASDTLVDVIGAPYRPSLHPALQVDGYVEYLRDFVRVLADDDDSVRGAAYLHNATESGVADLRRAESGARSPVFTGQRRSDLHDWLRSRLAPDSGVRAADDLLSSRVAPSRQLLSVAAQEVQEREHFVLLDEQRVAYELVLAEVRRARKSDNKAVVVIAGGPGSGKSVIALSLLGELAREGRTVMHATGSRSFTQTLRQVAGKGSTRTKNLFTYFNNFMTAEKNGLDVLILDEAHRLRLTSVNRYTRKEIRETARPQVEELLDAARVPVFLLDQYQVVRPGEMGSVPEIEHHARARGLDVRHVDLNAQFRSGGSDAYLDWVLRLLELRGDGPVEWHDEERFAVEVVDSPEELERRLTTELDKGLNARITAGYCWPWSDPRPDGTLVDDVVIGDWRRPWNLRGDRSVGGAPPSALWATGEGGFGQVGCVYTAQGFEYSWNGVIFGPDLVWRDGRWVSRREYNKDPDFRSRKTVDDATFDRLARHVYKVLLTRGMVGTVLYSVDAETRDYLRSLVNA, encoded by the coding sequence GTGCAAGCGCTGCGTCGCAGTGCCGTCGAGCTCGTCGCGGAGACCGACGCCGGTCCGTCCATCATCGAGGAGCATCTCGCGCGCTTCCTGTACCACGAGGGTGTGGGACGGGTCGGTGAGTCGGAGCGGCGGTCATGGCGGGCCTCCGTGCCCACGCTGGCGAACGACCTACGAGATGCCGGCCTCGGAGGCGTACAGGTGCTGCTCGAGACGCGACTGCCGCTGACGAGCAAGCGCGCCGACGTCATCCTGGCGGGAGTGCACCCGCGGACGGGCAGGCACTCCTACGTCGTGCTCGAGCTCAAGCAGTGGTCCGGCGCCCGACGCTGGGAAGCGAGTGACACGCTCGTCGACGTCATCGGCGCGCCGTACCGCCCGTCGCTGCACCCGGCCCTGCAGGTGGACGGCTACGTGGAATACCTCCGGGACTTCGTCCGCGTACTGGCGGACGACGACGACTCCGTGCGGGGGGCGGCCTACCTCCACAACGCCACAGAGTCGGGCGTCGCGGATCTGCGCCGGGCCGAGTCGGGGGCACGCTCGCCCGTGTTCACGGGTCAGCGGCGGTCGGACCTCCATGACTGGCTGCGCTCCCGTCTCGCGCCGGACTCGGGCGTGCGCGCCGCGGACGACCTGCTGAGCTCACGTGTCGCGCCGTCGCGGCAGCTGCTGTCGGTCGCGGCCCAGGAGGTGCAGGAACGGGAGCACTTCGTCCTCCTCGACGAGCAGCGGGTCGCGTACGAGCTCGTGCTGGCCGAGGTGCGGCGCGCGCGGAAGAGCGACAACAAGGCCGTGGTCGTCATCGCCGGTGGCCCCGGCAGCGGGAAGAGCGTCATCGCCCTCTCCCTGCTCGGTGAGCTCGCCCGAGAGGGCCGCACCGTCATGCACGCGACCGGGTCACGCTCGTTCACGCAGACGCTGCGGCAGGTGGCGGGCAAGGGCTCGACGAGGACGAAAAACCTCTTCACGTATTTCAACAACTTCATGACCGCAGAGAAGAACGGGCTGGACGTCCTCATCCTCGACGAGGCGCACCGCCTGCGCCTCACGTCTGTCAACCGGTACACGCGCAAGGAGATTCGGGAGACGGCGCGGCCCCAGGTCGAAGAACTGCTCGACGCGGCGCGCGTTCCCGTTTTCCTCTTGGACCAGTACCAGGTGGTGCGGCCCGGCGAGATGGGCTCCGTGCCGGAGATCGAGCACCACGCCCGCGCTCGCGGGCTCGACGTGCGGCACGTCGATCTCAACGCGCAGTTCCGCTCGGGTGGGAGCGACGCGTACCTCGACTGGGTGCTGCGCCTGCTCGAGCTCCGCGGTGACGGGCCGGTCGAGTGGCACGACGAGGAGCGGTTCGCGGTCGAGGTGGTCGATTCTCCGGAGGAGCTTGAACGGCGACTGACCACAGAGCTCGACAAGGGCCTGAACGCTCGCATCACCGCCGGGTACTGCTGGCCGTGGAGCGACCCGCGGCCCGACGGGACGCTCGTGGACGACGTGGTCATCGGTGACTGGCGCCGGCCGTGGAACCTGCGCGGGGACCGGTCCGTCGGCGGTGCGCCGCCGTCGGCGCTGTGGGCGACGGGCGAGGGCGGGTTCGGGCAGGTGGGCTGCGTCTACACGGCTCAGGGCTTCGAGTACTCGTGGAACGGCGTGATCTTCGGCCCGGATCTGGTGTGGCGGGACGGTCGGTGGGTCAGCCGGCGCGAGTACAACAAGGACCCCGATTTCCGGTCGCGCAAGACCGTCGACGACGCGACGTTCGACCGACTCGCGCGGCATGTGTACAAGGTGCTGCTGACACGCGGGATGGTCGGGACCGTCCTGTACTCGGTGGACGCGGAGACCCGGGACTACCTGCGGTCACTCGTGAACGCCTGA
- a CDS encoding type II toxin-antitoxin system Phd/YefM family antitoxin, which yields MSTVGTRELKQNPQAVVRRVLESGEAAEVTVHGHPTGVRLVPDQPSRRAWVRGADLADVQPMDRAHAERWHDDLTGVDDDDEPRDPWSRQA from the coding sequence ATGTCCACCGTCGGCACCCGTGAGCTCAAGCAGAACCCGCAAGCCGTCGTCCGGCGCGTGCTCGAGTCCGGCGAGGCGGCGGAGGTGACGGTGCACGGGCACCCGACGGGCGTGCGCCTCGTCCCGGACCAGCCGTCCCGCCGCGCCTGGGTCCGAGGGGCCGACCTCGCGGACGTGCAGCCTATGGACCGCGCCCACGCCGAGCGTTGGCACGACGACCTCACCGGCGTCGACGACGACGACGAGCCCCGCGACCCGTGGAGCCGTCAGGCGTGA
- a CDS encoding PIN domain-containing protein encodes MIVLDANVLIDLDLYALDPDELYAASILSRAELEFGVRAARTAADTAARTRRLNELDRHFDWLPLDVECTRSYGLIAVSARATGAKVRSKDALIAAQAHRHGAAVMTANLDDFRPFDHLVEVVAPRRREA; translated from the coding sequence GTGATCGTCCTCGACGCGAACGTCCTCATCGACCTCGACCTGTACGCCCTGGACCCCGACGAGCTCTACGCCGCGAGCATCCTGTCGCGCGCCGAGCTGGAGTTCGGCGTCCGGGCCGCGCGCACAGCCGCGGACACCGCCGCCCGCACCCGCCGGCTCAACGAGCTCGATCGGCACTTCGACTGGCTCCCGCTCGACGTCGAGTGCACCCGCTCCTACGGGCTGATCGCCGTGTCGGCACGTGCCACGGGCGCCAAGGTGCGGAGCAAGGACGCGCTCATCGCTGCTCAGGCGCACCGGCACGGTGCGGCGGTCATGACAGCGAACCTGGACGACTTCCGGCCGTTCGACCACCTGGTCGAGGTCGTCGCGCCACGCCGCCGCGAGGCCTGA
- a CDS encoding lytic polysaccharide monooxygenase, with translation MRPLVLPRTPRSAVGRLLLTALAALALTFAMLTVAPAPSAQAHGWISDPPSRQDLCYTGAVKDCGPVQYEPWSVEAKKGSMQCSGGGRFTELDNESRAWPRQALKTNQTFTWDIVANHSTSTWEYFVDGKLHTTINDNGAMPPKRFTHQINNLPEGNHKIFVRWNIADTVNAFYQCIDAYITPGGNPAPTTPAPQPTTPAPQPTTPAPQPTTPAPQPTTPAPTTPAPQPGNGSCTATVRAANSWGSGFQGEVTVKAGTAAVTSWKVTVNGATITQAWNSVLSGTTTLANAGWNGKLAAGASTTAGFIANGSGTGLSATCTAS, from the coding sequence ATGAGACCTCTCGTCCTCCCCCGTACCCCCCGATCCGCCGTCGGGCGGCTGCTGCTGACCGCCCTGGCAGCGCTCGCGCTGACCTTCGCGATGCTCACCGTCGCACCCGCGCCGTCCGCCCAGGCGCACGGGTGGATCTCCGACCCGCCCAGCCGGCAGGACCTCTGTTACACCGGCGCCGTGAAGGACTGCGGTCCCGTCCAGTACGAGCCGTGGAGCGTCGAGGCCAAGAAGGGCTCGATGCAGTGCTCCGGCGGTGGCCGCTTCACCGAGCTCGACAACGAGTCCCGGGCCTGGCCGCGCCAGGCGCTCAAGACCAACCAGACGTTCACCTGGGACATCGTCGCGAACCACTCCACGTCGACGTGGGAGTACTTCGTGGACGGCAAGCTGCACACCACGATCAACGACAACGGGGCGATGCCGCCCAAGCGGTTCACCCACCAGATCAACAACCTGCCGGAGGGCAACCACAAGATCTTCGTCCGGTGGAACATCGCCGACACGGTGAACGCGTTCTACCAGTGCATCGACGCCTACATCACGCCGGGCGGGAACCCGGCGCCCACCACGCCGGCGCCGCAGCCGACGACGCCGGCCCCGCAGCCCACCACGCCGGCCCCGCAGCCGACGACGCCGGCCCCGCAGCCGACGACGCCCGCGCCCACGACCCCGGCCCCGCAGCCGGGCAACGGCTCCTGCACCGCCACCGTGCGTGCCGCCAACTCCTGGGGCAGCGGCTTCCAGGGTGAGGTCACCGTGAAGGCGGGCACCGCGGCGGTCACCAGCTGGAAGGTCACCGTGAACGGCGCCACGATCACGCAGGCGTGGAACTCCGTGCTCAGCGGGACCACCACGCTCGCGAACGCGGGCTGGAACGGCAAGCTCGCCGCCGGCGCCTCGACCACCGCGGGCTTCATCGCGAACGGCAGCGGGACCGGCCTGAGCGCCACCTGCACCGCGAGCTGA
- a CDS encoding excalibur calcium-binding domain-containing protein yields MPVTGVVAFVVGILFGAVGGGGDTAALRDADATIDELTQDVEVLTDDNVGLTEEKAALESAGAELESAVQAAEAEVARLSGELEALAGQAQDLAAREAALAEQRATVEAAAAAVAQRESAVAQAEQGAGARAAVVPPPAGGGSSTAAFENCSAARAAGAAPVRRGEAGYGPHLDRDGDGVGCE; encoded by the coding sequence GTGCCCGTCACCGGGGTCGTCGCGTTCGTCGTCGGGATCCTGTTCGGCGCGGTGGGCGGGGGCGGTGACACCGCCGCGCTGCGGGACGCTGACGCGACGATCGACGAGCTGACCCAGGACGTCGAGGTGCTGACGGACGACAACGTGGGTCTCACCGAGGAGAAGGCGGCGCTCGAGTCAGCGGGTGCCGAGCTGGAGTCCGCGGTGCAGGCCGCCGAGGCCGAGGTCGCCCGGCTGTCGGGCGAGCTCGAGGCACTCGCCGGCCAGGCGCAGGACCTGGCGGCACGAGAGGCGGCGCTCGCCGAGCAGCGGGCGACCGTCGAGGCGGCGGCAGCGGCCGTCGCGCAACGGGAGTCCGCGGTCGCGCAGGCTGAGCAGGGTGCCGGCGCCCGCGCGGCCGTCGTCCCGCCCCCGGCGGGTGGAGGGTCGTCGACGGCGGCCTTCGAGAACTGCTCGGCCGCGCGTGCCGCCGGCGCCGCGCCGGTGCGCCGCGGCGAGGCGGGCTACGGCCCGCACCTGGACCGCGACGGCGACGGCGTCGGCTGCGAGTAG
- a CDS encoding isoamylase, whose amino-acid sequence MPPVLKKSRSAKSGTCTLTFALPTPSLDGPVSVVGTFNDWTPARHVLRKRSNGMSSTSVTVPVGTVVTFRYLGDGGKWFDDIDADRVTNEGSVVAV is encoded by the coding sequence ATGCCACCCGTGCTCAAGAAGTCCCGTTCCGCCAAGTCCGGAACCTGCACCCTGACGTTCGCCCTCCCGACGCCGAGCCTCGACGGGCCGGTCAGCGTCGTCGGGACGTTCAACGACTGGACGCCCGCGCGGCACGTGCTGCGCAAGCGGTCGAACGGGATGTCGAGCACGTCGGTCACCGTGCCGGTGGGGACCGTCGTGACGTTCCGGTACCTCGGGGACGGCGGGAAGTGGTTCGACGACATCGACGCCGACCGGGTGACCAACGAGGGGTCGGTCGTCGCGGTCTGA